gctatcaaatcccccctcattcttctcttctgcagtctaaacaatcccagttccctcagcccctcctcataagtcatgtgctccagacccctaatcatttttgttgccctctgctggactctttccaatgtttccacttccttcttgtagtgtggggcccaaatctggacacagtactccagatgaggcctcaccagtgccgaatagaggggaatgatcatgtccctcgatctgctggcaatgcccctacttatacaacctaaaatgccattagccttcttggcaacaaggacacactgtcgattcatatccagcttctcgtccactgtaacccctaggtccttttctgcagaactgctacctagccattcggtccctagtctgtagcggtgcatgggattcttccgtcctaagtgcaggactctgcacttgtccttgttgaacctcatcagatttcttttggcccaatcctctaatttgtctaggtccctctgtatccgatccctaccctccagcgtatctaccactcctcccagcttagtgtcatctgcaaacttgctgagggtgcagtccacgtcatcctccagatcattaatgaagatattgaacaaaaccggccccaggaccgacccttggggcactccgcttgataccggctgccaactagacatggagccgttgatcactacccattgagcccgatgatctagccaactatctatccaccttatagtccattcatccagcccatacttctttaactcgctggcaagaatactgtgggagaccgtctcaaaagctttgctcaagtcaaggaataacacatccactgctttcccctcatccacagagccagttatctcctcatagaaggcaattaggttagtcaggcatgacttgcccttggtgaatccatgctgactgttcctgatcactttcctctcctctaagtgcttcagaattgattccttgaggacctgctccatgatttttccagggactgaggtgaggctgactggcctgtagttccccggatcctccttcttccagtcatctgggacctcccccgatcgccatgacttttcaaagataatgaccaatggctctgcaatcacatctgccaactcctttagcaccctcggatgcagcgcatccagccccatggacttgtgcacgtccagcttttctaaatagtcctgaaccacttctttctccacagagggctggtcacctcctccccatgctgtgctgcccagtgcagcagtctgggagctgaccttgtgcgtgaagacagaggcaaaaaaatcattgagtacatcagctttttccacatcctcggtcactaggttgcctccctcattcagtaaggggcccacactttccttgactttcttcttgttgctaacatacctgaagaaacccttcttgttgttgtcagatgctaccggtgtggtgcttctgctttctcctatgttgatatcacttggctgcgtgcgtgtgttccctctgtgtgctgccccagctctgcgcagacagctgacccagcagacccaaagagaacccccaataaccacagagtctagtaagatacAAAGTCACGTTGACTAGGTTTATTGCGATCTTGGACACAATcgcagttccctgtaggtttcttAGCCTAACTCcaggcatactacgagaaagtgcctcttggcaatggacccggctcagtcagtggcgggactttccactgccccctcagctggacaaagacaccaccccagggatacattcttataaacaggtacaaacaagttacacatcactcctgacgtattgaggtgcaacccctctacgcagcaaggtgccgcctctcaccttgtccagattggttcgatcaaaacaactctatccatcatatcccccttttgcccctgtcattgggatgggtcggcctgttccatgttatctgtggaatgttccggtatagtgtgTTTTGGTACCATGTTTGTACTTTAACTTTGcgaggtgaatatatatttatgcaacatcagcccttttccTGCCAGCTTCTGTGAACCGAGCCGGCCTTCAGCGCACAGTCTGACTTTGCTTTTTAGCCAAgttttgaccattactttagttcaggcctcaggcctcatactgggcatttattagggccttcacttactacacttgttactcttaacatctcttgctagctgcaactccaagtgtgatttggccttcctgatttcactcctgcatgcctgagcaatatttttatactcctccctggtcatttgtccaatcttccacttcttgtaagtttcttttttttgtgtttaagatcagcaaggatttcactgttaagccaagctggtcacctgctagatttactattctttctgcacattgggatggtttgttccatctctcaggggatcctgcccatcagttccctgagggagtcaaagtctgcttttctgaagtccagggtccgtattctgctgctctcctttcttccttgtgtcaggatcttgaactcgaccatctcatggtcactgcctcccaggttcccatccacttttgcttcccctactaattcttcccggtttgtgagcagcaggtcaagaagagctctgtccctagttggtttctccagcatttgcaccaagaaattgtcccctacactttccaaaaacttcctggtttgtctgtgcaccgctgtattgctctcccagcagatatcagggtgattaaagtctcccatgagaaccagggcctgtgatctagtaacttctgttagttgccggaagaaagcctcgttcacctcatccccctggtctggtgatctatagcagactcccaccacgacatcacccttgttgctcacacttctcaactttatccagagactctcaggtttttctgcagtttcatagcggagctctgagcagtcatactcctctcttacatacaacgcaactcccccaccttttctgccctgcctgtccttcctgaacagttcatatccatccatgacactactccagtcatgtgagttatcccaccaagtctctgttattccaatcacatcatagttccttgactgtgccaggacttccagttctccctgcttgtttcccagacttCCTGCATTTGTGtctaggcacttaagataactcactgattgtcccgctttctctgtctgagacaggagtcctcccctcttgcgctcacctgctcgtgcttcctcccggtatcccacttccccacttacctcagggctttggtctcctttcccCGGAGAACCTAGTTtcaagccctcctcactaggttagccagtctgcttgcaaagatgctcttccctctcttcgttaggtggagcccgtctctgcctagcactcctccttcttggaacaccatcccatggtcaaagaatccaaagccttctctccaataccgcctgcgtagccattcgttgacttccacaattcgacggtctctacccaggccttttccctgcacagggaggatggacgagaacaccacttgcgcctcaaacgcctttatccttcttcccagagccacgtagtctgcagtgatccactcaaggtcattcttggtagtatcattggtgcccaggtggagaagcaggaaggggtagcgatccgagggcttgatgagtctcggcagtctctccgtcacattgggaatcctagctcctggcaagcagcagacctcttggtTTTCCCGGTTGGGATGGCAGATAggtgactcagtccccctgaggaggaaGTCcgcgaccaccaccaccctcctcctcctcttgggagcggtggccgtggaacccccatccctaggaaggcatgagatgcactgtccaattggtggagtctccttctgctcccttccctcagatgtatcatctactccactctccacattagtacgTGAAAGAACATggaaacggttgctcacctgtatctgcattgctggtacatggacgctcctctttctccttctggaggtcacatgctgccacaTTTCTTCACCTTCCCTCTGTCCCCACTGCAGAGCCTGCTCCAattcttcagaacgttgtgcccgtagaagcatatcctgatgtctgtccaggaaatcttaattttctcgtatgcaacgcagggtcgatacttgtttctccagacctcgaaccttctcttccaatatggagaccagcttgcactttgtacagacaaagtcgcttctgtcctgtggaagaaagacaaacatggcacatcctgtccaggtcacaacagctgaacGCTCACCATCCATATCACCGTCCTTCTAAGAGCTAATAGTCCGCTATCCCATGTCCGGTCATGCCATATAGATTATTATGGGCCCATATAGCCTGGTATCCCAGCTGTATTGGATGAGGCCATCAGTCCATCGTCCCTGCAGCCTGTCAGAACAAATCAGTCCAAATagtttgaatttttttgaaatgaaaactcaTTGTTAATTTCCCCCCCGGCATCAGCTCAGCAGGATGGGAGGGGCACTGGTCCCAGGCACTGAGACCCCCCCCAGGACCCACCCCTTGCATTAGATCCCACCCTGCTCCTCCTTGGGTCTCAGCAGCGCACAGCCCCTACGGCCCTATAGAGCCCGTGGGCTGCACACATTGATGTCAGTGCCTGAGAAGGAACCAGCCGGCCACATTTCCTGTGCACTGCTTGGCCTGTGATCCTGGGCTGGTCCGACAAGAACTCACAACCACAACCCCACCCAGCCGcagtcctgctgcctccctcggATCCAGGAATACTCGTGAAAGGAAGGCAGATCTTCACTCTGCGGCCGGGAACTGCCTCGTTCGCTGCCCAACAACAATTACCCTGGGCGTGGGCCCTGCTGCGTTGTGGGTCGTCCCCCAACAGAATGTGCTTGTACCCACCAAAATATACACCGTGAATTACAGAGCCATGCTGAGCGTGGAGGGCCCTGTCCCTGCGCAAAGAGCCCAGGGCTTGGCACCGGCGTCTGCACGCACTGCCCAGCACAGAGCGATCGCCTGCTTCCGTTTTCTTCCTGAGCTTCCCCTTATTATTATATATGTATTACAGCAGTGCTGAGAGGTCTCAACCAAGATCGGGaacccgtcgggccgggcgccgcccagaccccggccgagatcgggaacccgtcgggccgggcgccgcccagaccccggccgagatcgggaacccgtcgggccgggcaccgcccagaccccggccgagatcggggtcccgtcgcgccgggcgctgcacagaccccggccgagatcggGAACCCGTCGGGCtgggcgccgcccagaccccgGCCAAGATCGGGAACCCATcgggccgggcgccgcccagaccccggccgagatcggggtcccgtcgcgccgggcgctgcacagacaatCCGTCTGTATTTCCAATCTAAAAAGACCAGACAAACCGAGCGGGAGAACAGCAGGGTCACTCTCatttgagggagggggaatggagagagaggcagggacaggcccaaggccccacaggagagtctggggcagagctaggaactgaccCTAGATCTCCTGGGTCCTACCCCAGCACCTCGGCCACcagcccatccttcctcctcaTCCCTTCTCGGCTGTGTGCTGCCAAGCCCCAGGGTTTGCTTCCCAAACGGGCTGGTCTCTGCACCTCCCTGAGCTTCCCTGGGGGCGGCCACAAGGCTCCAGCGCTGGACACCCCTAAAGagttcctggggggcagtcacATGGAAACAGGCTCTCTGGGTCCCTAAAAGGGGGcaccagcgccccctgctgccttgCTTGGGAAACACGTCACGAGGGAcacctggggacagggcagggactgggccCATCCCAGCCGAGGGCTTCGGGTCCCTTGGAAAAGGGCGAGTCCCCTGCTCATGGGGGAGCCAGGCCCTGGCAGCTCGGGCTGCGCTGTCTGGAGCCGGGCACCCCATTAGCCCCCCGGGCATCTCAGCTGCagtggaactgggggggggggcccaaTGCTGGGTTGACTCTCCCTGAGGCTGGTGCCAGGGGAGGAGACGCTCAGAGCTCTGAGATCCGCCCGTGGCACCGACGCAGagccccagagcagcagccgagccggacacccACACGGGTTTGGGTTTTGTAACAGAatcgtccctgcggcccctgggttCGGCTGCCTTCCggctccggggggggcagagtggtccCCTCCCGGGGGGCAGAGCAGGCACTCTTTGGGGAGGGGCCGTGCCCGGTGCCCACATCCCCCCCCCTTGTGatgcagtgccccccccccccagctggagggAGCAGGTCTCCTCTCTGCTGAGGTTGCTGGCAAGGGGGTGTCAAGCACCCACCCTGCTAGGAAACGGGCCAAGAGCTGAAGCAGCGAAAGGCCCAGAATCCAGTGCACTGCTGGACCGGAGAGAGGAGGTATCGGAGCCGGCCATGCTCATCGTACCACAGAGACAGTGCGGGCTAGTGggtggggcgctgggctgcgtCTCAGGACACCcgggttctgttcctggccctgccactgccctgctggtgaccttgggcaagtcacatccctgatctcggtcggggtctgggcagcgcctggcaccagGGGGCTCAGATCTcagtcagggtctgggcagcgcccagcaccAGGGGGGCCCCGACGCTGCTCAGGGCTTCTAGATGCTCCTGCGAGAATcttctgcgggaaatggagtctgaTGCATGAGGTCCCACAGCTCCAGCTGCCGCCCGCCTGCATTCCCCAGCTTGTGCCAGGCTCCCACATCCCTCCGCATCCGGCTCCACAACAAGCCGCCTTTGATGCTTGGAGCCACGGGGCAGCGCCAAAGCCGCATAGCCCGGCGCAGAGGAGGCTGGATTCCAGCTGGGACcggccctgccctccctgcccagcacaACCCCGCATTGTCCTGGCTGGTGGGGTCACCCAGGCCGGAATGCGCCCGCGTGGATGGCTGGGGAATTCTTGCTGGGCCAGGGCCCAGGCCACTGCCTCTCTCCCCTCAGCGccacccccattcctgccccTTCTATCCCCCCATCTTTCCACAAtggcccccagctccctcccccctggcacccccacaggctgacagccccagggctgggctctgctccccaggAATGACCCCCAGGTGCTGAATAGGGGACAGCAGTTTTGGGctaagcactggggggggggttttCGCTGGACTCTTGGAGGGTGGAGAGGattcctccagcccagccccctggagctgcagcccagagcccaggccagctgtggggcaGATCCATGGGGAGGGCACAAGCGTCTGTCCAGGTGCCCAGTCCCACTGCGGCCGCCTCCCCCCTTCCTGTCGCAGATTTGTGTCACTTCCCCTTTAAGGGGCCAGCTCACCTGTGGGCGCAGCTCCCTCACCTGACCCAGGTGACTCTGCGGGGAGCCAGGaaggaggaagcagcagcaacagggagCCCTGCCCAGTGTGCACAGGCCtggtggggccaggccaggccgggaTCATGTCAGCCTCCGCTGTCTTTGTCCTGGACCTCAAAGGCAAGGTgagccctgggccctgctgcctccagcccccgCCCGGCTCGGCTTGGGCAGCTGGGTCCAggcaggggagagctggggggggcacttTGCAAATGGTCCCTAAAGGGAAGCTGGAGAGACCCCCCCAGCATGCTCTGCCCTGGTCTGGTGCCACCCCAGCCTCCGCTCTGAACACTAGCCCTGGAAACCGAGGCACCGGGGAGGGGGGACAACACACTCGCCCATGGCCACAGAACCAGAGccaagaagagaacccaggagtcctggcgtcaggcccctgctccaatcaccagacccagagctggggagagaagccaggagtcctgtttCCAGCCCCCTggaaccactagaccccactctcctcccagagtcctggctcccagcccccctgctctgactagTAGATGAGATGTGGGGAGGAGCACGCTgtgaagggatggggggggggggacatccCACTCCCCCTGGGGTCCTGTGAAGGTCCTGGACTGGCCCCAGCCAGGTGGGACTggccagccccggctccagctccaccagGGGCAGACGGGGAACAACCTGCCCCAGGAAGGCCTCGTCCTACCCTGACCGAGCTCTGAGTGCTGCTcgcctgggctctggaggggcTGCCAggccatggggggcaggggctgcgtgggtgctggggggggggctggcaagggggaggGAAAAGTCCCCTGAGCGAGGAATCTGAATGAATGAAAGGCCACAAAGTCTCCGCCCCTGCTGGAACAGAGCCAAAGCCTCACTGTGGGGAGCGGGTCCCCGTGGGGGTCTCCCTCGGGCCTGTCCCCATGCGCCCCCAGCCTCTCTGTCCCACAGCCGCTGATCAGCCGGAACTACAAGGGGGACGTGAGCATGGCCGAGATCGATCACTTCATGCCGTTGCTGatgcagaaggaggaggagggggccctGACGCCGCTGCTGACCCACGGCAAAGTCCACTTCCTCTGGATCAAGCACACCAACCTGTACCGTATCCTGCCAGTGCcggctgccgcccccccccccccccccccagctttgcaAGCTCTGGCCCCCGTGGTCTCCTGGTCCCATGTCCCCAAACCGCCGGCACTAACCAGCAGCcacccaacccctctccccccggcgggtcctcctggggcaggggtgggcatgTGGGCAGAATGTGGCACCCTGCTCCCCAAGGTGACCCCCCCTTTCCTTAACCCACCCCACAGTGGTGGCCACCACTATGAAGAATGCCAATGCCTCGCTGGTCTACTCCTTCCTCTACAAGGTGGTGGAGGTGAGGGCACGGGCGGTGCTGGATCCAATGGGGGCGCGTCCtgctgcgggggtgggagggggggacggGCTGCAGCCTCCGTGTCACGTCCCCTGGGACCCCACTTGGGCTGAGCACAGAGGGGTTGGGAGAGCCAATGACGTCTGCACGGGGAGGCAGCAAAACCCTGGACATGGGAGCTCTGCCTGATGCCGGAGCAGATCCACTTGATTTCCCCTCATCTCCCTGGCATGGCTTCACGTagctggctgagcagggccaTGGGTTATTCCCGGGGGAGGGAGATCCCACCTTGGCCCCTGGGAAGAGCTGGGCAAGCGAGAGGCGTCTGAAGTGGCTGGtgctcctgcccctctcccaggTCTTCTCCGAGTACTttaaggagctggaggaggagagcaTCCGAGACAACTTCGTCGTCATCTACGAACTTCTGGACGAGCTGATGGATTTCGGGTTCCCCCAGACGACCGACAGCAAAATCCTCCAGGAGTGAGTAGCCCGGCAAGGGGCCAGTCGATTCATGCGGCTGGGCCCGGGAAAACCAGGCGAATGGAGACGCACAGGAAACGGAGGCTAATACAGAGACGAGTTTCCTGCTGGGTTCGTGGGGCTGgacctctggggctgggggtaaCCGGGATCTCTCCAGCCAGGGGCAGAGTGCGCAGCAATGGCCGTGCCATGGGGAGCAGATGGGCTCTTTTAACCGGGCGTTGTCCCCAGGTACATCACCCAGCAAGGCAACAAGCTGGAGACCGGCAAGTCCCACGTGCCCCCTACCGTCACCAACGCCGTGTCCTGGCGCTCCGAGGGCATCAAGTACAAGAAGAACGAGGTTTTCATCGACGTCATCGAGTCCGTGAATCTGCTGGTGAGCGGGGGGAGGGCCTGGGGCCACAAGGGAGATGCTGGAGAGACACCCCAAATTAGAGTGGACACCAGCTGTGGTTCCCTGCGCTGGCCGGTGGCTGCCCAAGCCCCCCATCCCAGCGTGTGTCGGGGCTGCGGCTGGCTCCTGGGGGCAGCACCAGGCCTGGCCGCCGGGTCAGCGTGGGAGAGGGGAACGGGGTCCCTCCACTGACCGCGCTCCTGCCCCCCAGGTGAACACCAACGGCAGCGTCCTGCTCAGCGAGATCGTGGGCACCATCAAGCTGAAGGTGTTTCTCTCCGGCATGCCCGAGCTGCGGCTGGGCCTCAACGACCGCATGCTCTTCGAGCTGACCGGGCGTAAGTACCTGGGGGTGCCCCCTACCAGGGGTTAGCCCCTCCTGTCTGGAGGGGTGGGGccatgctggggggcaggctgacTTCACAgtttgcccccacacacacacacttatggcAGAGCTCCCTCTAGCACCTTGAGTTATTGTAGGTCCTATGTAAACTGTGTCTTGGTTGTCAGCTTCTTATCCTAGAGCAGGAGATCTTAAGTGTCTGCAGGGCTCCCCCCGTCCAGTtgcacacccccagcccttccgccacccgcccccccacagctgccccctCTGCTCGGCATTCCAGGTGGCAAGAACAAGTCGGTGGAGCTGGAGGATGTCAAGTTCCACCAGTGCGTGCGGCTCTCGCGCTTCGACAACGACCGCACCATCTCCTTCATCCCGCCCGACGGAGACTTCGAACTTATGTCCTACCGGCTCAACACGCAGGTGGGCAGGGGGCTCCCAGGGAGGGCCCCCCGCTCCCAGCTGACACGTGAGATTGGAGGGAATATGGTTGAGTGGTCAGAGCAgcgtgctgggagccaggactcctgggttctgtccctggctcggggaggggggggggggatctagTGGGTTgaagcaggactcctgggctctccccaTGACTCACTGTGGGACCTTGAGTGACTCCCttcttgccccccccacccccccgggctgGGGTGCCTGACTCTCCGTTCTCTCTCCCTGCGGGAAGGTGAAGCCCCTCATCTGGATTGAGTCTGTCATCGAGAAGTTCTCCCACAGCCGCGTGGAGATCATGGTGAAGGTGAGCCCCCAGGCTGGGTGCGGGCGGGGTAACCTGCCATGACTGGGCCCGAGGGCACCTCGCTCCttcacgcccccccacccccgattttCACACCGCAGTGCCAGATCCCCCGGAGCTAACGGGATGTGGGGACTCCCCTTGGCCTgcactgagccccccccaaacacccccagccagccaagGGGAATGAACGcccggtggggctggggccacacCCACAGCCTTGTCTGCCCCTAGCAGGGTAAGACTCTA
The genomic region above belongs to Malaclemys terrapin pileata isolate rMalTer1 chromosome 23, rMalTer1.hap1, whole genome shotgun sequence and contains:
- the AP1M2 gene encoding AP-1 complex subunit mu-2 — protein: MSASAVFVLDLKGKPLISRNYKGDVSMAEIDHFMPLLMQKEEEGALTPLLTHGKVHFLWIKHTNLYLVATTMKNANASLVYSFLYKVVEVFSEYFKELEEESIRDNFVVIYELLDELMDFGFPQTTDSKILQEYITQQGNKLETGKSHVPPTVTNAVSWRSEGIKYKKNEVFIDVIESVNLLVNTNGSVLLSEIVGTIKLKVFLSGMPELRLGLNDRMLFELTGRGKNKSVELEDVKFHQCVRLSRFDNDRTISFIPPDGDFELMSYRLNTQVKPLIWIESVIEKFSHSRVEIMVKAKGQFKKQSVANSVEISVPVPSDADSPKFKTSVGSAKYMPEKNIVVWSIKSFPGGKEFLMRAHFGLPSVEKEEVEGRPPIAVRFEIPYFTVSGIQVRYMKIIEKSGYQALPWVRYITQSGDYQLRTQ